A single region of the Echinimonas agarilytica genome encodes:
- a CDS encoding bi-domain-containing oxidoreductase: protein MKQLVQYLDSGKTELVDAPDPSPGSHKLLIDSRCTLVSVGTEKMLVSFGKASYLEKARQQPDKVRQVLDKVKTDGLMTTVDAVRSKLAEPIPLGYCHVGTVAEIGGKCHQFQVGQRVVSNGAHASRVCVGENLCAAIPDNVTDEHASFTVLASIGLQGIRLAQPTLGEKVVVIGAGLIGLMTIQMLIANGCEVLAIDFDESKLELAQQFGARTCKAGNDGESVKAALAFTSGVGVDAVLVTASTQSSQPMSDAATMCRKRGRIVLVGVTGLELNRSDFYEKELSFQVSCSYGPGRYDDDYEQQGQDYPIGFVRWTEQRNFEAVLQLISSGKLDVATLISHRFKFNDAIEAYDLLTSNSAVLGVILTYQPTEPVVKVDLSTGLETGNQAIAGKPVMGVIGAGNFSSRVLIPALKANNASLHTLVNRGGLSSTIHGKKAGFQFASSSTDDVFEQSAINTVAVLTRHDSHAELTEQGLQQNKNVFVEKPIAINHEQLQRVKDAHAASSGILMVGFNRRFSPYVVKMKSLLPSDAPKSVVITVNAGHIPAEHWTQDLNVGGGRLMGEACHFIDLARHLVDEVIIEAKISVTHDTQQQVDVPDSFTILLTHADGSHSSIHYLSNGAASFPKERIEVFCQGKVLQLDNFRKLVGFGFNGFKKQSGWRQEKGHAQGISAFLNAIEKGLPSPIDAEELFEVAALSIDLSEQISGS from the coding sequence ATGAAGCAATTGGTGCAGTATTTGGACTCAGGAAAAACCGAACTTGTGGATGCGCCTGATCCATCACCAGGAAGTCATAAGCTCTTGATTGATAGCCGTTGTACTTTGGTTTCTGTGGGCACTGAAAAAATGCTGGTGAGCTTTGGTAAAGCGTCCTACCTAGAAAAAGCGCGTCAACAGCCAGATAAAGTGCGCCAAGTGCTCGACAAAGTTAAAACAGATGGATTAATGACAACGGTTGATGCGGTGCGTTCTAAACTTGCAGAGCCTATTCCATTGGGATATTGCCATGTGGGTACGGTGGCTGAAATTGGAGGCAAGTGTCATCAATTTCAAGTCGGCCAACGTGTGGTTTCCAATGGCGCCCATGCCAGTCGTGTGTGTGTGGGGGAAAATTTATGTGCAGCAATTCCAGACAATGTAACGGATGAACACGCATCATTTACTGTTCTTGCGTCCATTGGTCTTCAAGGTATTCGTTTAGCTCAGCCCACACTAGGCGAAAAAGTGGTGGTCATAGGGGCCGGCCTAATTGGTTTGATGACGATTCAAATGCTGATTGCCAATGGCTGTGAAGTTTTAGCCATCGATTTTGATGAAAGCAAGCTTGAATTGGCCCAACAATTTGGCGCGCGCACTTGCAAAGCTGGTAACGATGGCGAATCGGTCAAAGCCGCACTGGCTTTCACTTCGGGCGTTGGGGTGGATGCTGTGTTAGTGACTGCATCCACACAATCTAGCCAACCGATGAGCGATGCTGCGACCATGTGCCGCAAGCGAGGACGAATCGTCTTGGTAGGTGTGACGGGCCTTGAGCTTAATCGCTCTGATTTTTATGAAAAAGAACTGTCTTTCCAAGTGTCATGTTCATATGGACCGGGCCGTTATGACGACGATTATGAACAACAGGGTCAAGACTATCCGATAGGCTTTGTAAGATGGACTGAACAACGTAATTTTGAAGCCGTGTTGCAACTAATTTCCTCAGGAAAACTAGATGTAGCGACTTTAATTAGCCATCGATTTAAGTTTAATGATGCCATTGAGGCTTACGATCTATTGACCAGCAATTCAGCTGTTCTTGGCGTGATTTTGACTTATCAACCCACAGAGCCAGTGGTCAAAGTTGATTTAAGTACAGGGCTGGAAACTGGCAATCAAGCGATTGCAGGAAAGCCTGTCATGGGAGTTATTGGCGCGGGTAACTTTTCCTCCCGAGTGTTGATTCCTGCCTTGAAAGCAAACAATGCAAGCCTACATACCTTGGTTAATCGCGGTGGTCTATCAAGCACAATTCATGGCAAAAAGGCAGGTTTTCAGTTTGCTTCTTCCTCGACGGACGACGTGTTTGAACAAAGTGCGATTAATACCGTAGCGGTATTGACACGACATGACAGCCATGCGGAGCTCACAGAGCAAGGGCTTCAGCAAAACAAAAATGTGTTTGTTGAAAAACCAATTGCGATTAATCACGAGCAACTACAGCGCGTAAAAGATGCACATGCTGCCAGCAGCGGTATCTTGATGGTCGGATTTAATCGTCGCTTCTCGCCCTATGTTGTGAAAATGAAATCACTGTTGCCAAGTGATGCTCCAAAGTCGGTTGTGATCACCGTGAATGCAGGCCACATCCCTGCTGAACATTGGACTCAAGATTTAAATGTGGGCGGTGGCCGATTAATGGGAGAAGCGTGCCACTTTATTGATTTGGCGCGTCATTTGGTGGATGAAGTGATCATCGAAGCTAAGATATCCGTCACACATGACACGCAACAACAAGTTGATGTGCCAGACAGCTTCACTATTTTGTTAACGCATGCCGACGGCAGTCACTCATCCATTCATTACTTGTCCAATGGTGCTGCGTCATTTCCGAAGGAGCGAATTGAAGTGTTTTGCCAGGGCAAAGTATTGCAACTCGATAACTTCAGAAAACTAGTTGGCTTTGGTTTTAATGGATTCAAAAAGCAGTCTGGCTGGCGTCAAGAAAAAGGTCATGCACAAGGTATTTCGGCATTTTTGAATGCCATTGAAAAAGGCCTTCCATCTCCTATTGATGCCGAAGAGTTATTTGAAGTCGCTGCGTTAAGTATTGATTTATCGGAACAAATATCAGGGTCTTAG
- a CDS encoding alginate lyase family protein — MSKFLKLKAYSDLGIKNLSRVHFYRKGLANGRYQRQMPVNTMVGAKSPLFQLSLPKTNHDKPLNDSPWLHQKALFWGDQTVDIESFPEWCFSYLTQRSVKHSDRHWTQLPDFDEELGDIKAVWELSRFDWLLVFIETAIAHQNIDLLYKANQWLSNWCQRNPVNQGPNWKCAQEASLRLLRVLMAARLLDQLTEPSDALVDFVEQHLQRIDATLFYAIAQDNNHATSEAVALYAGGSWLSRVKPKHRRARNWYRSGRQLMARAMKRLVDSDGCFSQYSVNYHRVMLDTMSLAKMWQHWLGLPELPNVVMKQAKRASTWLETLLIPETGDVPNLGANDGALFFAFSANHYRNFGSSVALANVLFGDERSIQTPKANVLLEIFEVEHQEARGTQIHDLRRNGLAVLCGGRWKALLRAPVYKFRTHHADGGHIDLWHGGRPVFLDSGTFSYLLPDHRMNQYSGVWGHNTVVFDERDQMLRVSRFLYAAQPKIRRFKQSHHHAELRYKDWLGAEHTRAVKLDEETFRIEDQVRGFKNQAELQFRLPEQDWLRQGNRVTLERVTLDFELPEEATLEIRDSEHSLFYGASSPALLIRITLLKAGQVVTRVSPL, encoded by the coding sequence GTGTCGAAATTTTTAAAGCTTAAAGCGTACTCTGACTTAGGTATTAAAAACTTGAGTCGGGTTCACTTCTATCGAAAAGGCTTGGCCAATGGGCGTTATCAACGCCAAATGCCGGTGAATACGATGGTGGGGGCTAAATCTCCACTTTTCCAACTCTCGTTGCCGAAAACAAATCACGATAAACCTTTAAATGATTCACCTTGGCTCCATCAAAAAGCGCTTTTTTGGGGGGATCAAACTGTTGATATCGAAAGCTTCCCTGAGTGGTGCTTTTCTTATTTAACTCAGCGCTCAGTGAAGCATTCAGACCGCCATTGGACACAATTGCCTGACTTTGATGAAGAACTTGGTGACATCAAGGCTGTTTGGGAATTGTCGCGGTTCGATTGGCTGTTGGTGTTCATAGAAACAGCCATTGCCCATCAAAACATCGACTTACTCTATAAAGCTAATCAATGGTTGAGCAATTGGTGCCAACGAAACCCCGTCAATCAGGGGCCTAATTGGAAGTGTGCACAGGAAGCATCATTGCGCTTGCTTCGAGTGCTCATGGCTGCAAGGTTACTTGATCAGCTGACCGAGCCCAGCGATGCATTGGTAGATTTTGTAGAACAGCATTTACAGCGAATTGATGCCACCCTATTTTATGCCATTGCCCAAGACAATAACCATGCGACGAGCGAGGCTGTCGCACTATATGCAGGGGGCAGTTGGCTTAGTCGTGTGAAGCCAAAGCACCGCCGTGCTCGCAATTGGTATCGCTCTGGGCGTCAGCTGATGGCTAGAGCAATGAAACGCTTAGTCGACAGTGATGGTTGTTTTAGCCAGTATTCCGTGAATTACCATCGAGTCATGCTCGATACGATGAGTTTGGCCAAAATGTGGCAACATTGGTTGGGTTTACCTGAACTGCCGAATGTGGTGATGAAACAGGCAAAAAGAGCGAGCACTTGGCTGGAAACTTTGTTGATACCTGAAACGGGTGACGTACCTAATTTGGGCGCTAATGATGGTGCATTATTTTTTGCTTTTAGTGCGAATCACTATCGCAATTTCGGTTCGTCAGTTGCTTTGGCGAATGTACTGTTTGGCGATGAGCGTTCAATTCAAACTCCAAAAGCAAATGTGTTGCTTGAAATATTTGAAGTAGAGCACCAAGAAGCACGGGGGACTCAAATTCACGACCTTCGGCGCAACGGGCTTGCCGTCCTTTGTGGTGGGAGGTGGAAAGCACTACTTAGAGCTCCTGTGTACAAATTTAGAACCCATCATGCTGACGGAGGCCATATCGACTTATGGCATGGGGGACGACCCGTTTTTCTTGATTCAGGCACATTCAGCTACTTGTTGCCAGATCACCGGATGAACCAATACAGCGGAGTGTGGGGGCACAACACGGTGGTGTTTGATGAGCGAGACCAAATGCTACGTGTTAGTCGCTTCTTGTATGCCGCGCAGCCCAAGATCAGACGTTTCAAGCAATCGCATCATCACGCTGAGCTTCGATATAAAGATTGGCTGGGCGCTGAACATACCAGAGCCGTAAAGCTGGATGAGGAAACATTTAGAATTGAAGATCAGGTCAGAGGTTTTAAAAACCAAGCTGAGCTGCAATTTAGGCTGCCCGAGCAAGATTGGCTAAGGCAAGGGAACCGAGTCACGTTGGAGCGAGTGACGCTTGACTTTGAACTCCCAGAGGAGGCTACGCTTGAAATTAGAGACAGTGAACATTCATTGTTTTACGGTGCCAGTTCACCCGCCTTATTGATTCGAATTACTTTGTTGAAAGCAGGGCAGGTTGTGACCCGCGTATCGCCATTGTAG
- the mgtE gene encoding magnesium transporter has translation MDFSVLQETLVALLKQRNKRDIRTLLDQMHEADFASVMQHFSVADMLDLLLLLSLPSQGKLFVYLSNQQQADIAELMDRNDLAALFSTMEADKRADLYNQLSEDQRYALLPGLAQAEREDVRRLASYPEKTAGAIMTSSYATLKADWTVKKALKKLRLEAPDKETIYQTYVIDEVRQLLGTVSLKELILCSPTALVKDLMRTEVVSISLSSDQEDVSKVIRKYDLLALPVLDDNQRLVGIVTYDDAMDAAEEEATEDAQKSASVSALDTPMSQIGFWELYRKRVGWLVLLVFGALLSGAGLAFFEDTIAAQIALVFFMPLLVGSGGNAGSQAAALMVRALATGDVEFKDWAKVLGRDAFVASALGLTMGATVYLLGLLRGGPEIAIVVAISMFFVVVVGSLIGLCLPFILSKLKMDPATASGPLVTTIVDASGVLIYFGFATLLLGMDG, from the coding sequence ATGGACTTTTCTGTACTTCAAGAAACGCTTGTAGCCTTGCTCAAACAGCGGAATAAACGCGATATTAGAACGCTGTTGGATCAAATGCATGAAGCCGATTTTGCCAGCGTTATGCAGCACTTTAGCGTCGCTGACATGCTCGACCTGCTCCTACTGCTCTCATTACCATCGCAAGGCAAATTATTTGTTTATTTGAGTAATCAACAACAAGCCGATATCGCAGAACTTATGGATCGCAATGATCTCGCAGCTCTATTTTCCACTATGGAAGCAGACAAACGCGCCGATTTATACAACCAACTATCGGAGGATCAACGGTATGCATTGTTGCCCGGGTTAGCACAAGCTGAACGAGAAGATGTTCGCAGATTAGCGAGTTACCCAGAGAAGACAGCTGGCGCTATCATGACCTCCTCCTATGCCACGCTGAAGGCTGATTGGACAGTAAAAAAAGCGCTGAAAAAGCTACGTTTAGAAGCCCCCGATAAAGAAACGATTTACCAAACTTATGTCATCGACGAAGTTCGCCAGTTGCTCGGCACTGTTTCTTTAAAAGAACTCATTTTGTGCTCCCCTACCGCGCTGGTGAAAGACCTGATGCGAACTGAAGTTGTTTCTATTTCGCTATCGAGCGATCAAGAGGATGTATCCAAAGTCATCAGAAAATATGATTTACTTGCTCTGCCAGTGCTCGATGACAATCAGCGACTAGTCGGTATTGTCACCTACGATGATGCAATGGATGCCGCGGAAGAAGAAGCCACAGAAGATGCACAAAAATCAGCGTCTGTCTCTGCACTCGACACACCAATGAGTCAAATTGGCTTCTGGGAGCTCTACAGGAAACGCGTCGGCTGGTTGGTGTTACTCGTTTTTGGTGCTCTGCTATCGGGCGCAGGTTTGGCTTTTTTTGAAGATACTATTGCCGCTCAAATCGCGTTGGTATTTTTTATGCCGCTGCTGGTGGGCAGTGGCGGGAATGCCGGTTCGCAAGCTGCGGCATTGATGGTAAGAGCCCTAGCAACGGGTGATGTGGAGTTCAAAGACTGGGCAAAAGTCCTTGGCCGCGACGCTTTTGTGGCAAGCGCGCTGGGTCTGACTATGGGCGCTACCGTTTATTTGCTTGGCCTACTTCGTGGCGGCCCTGAAATTGCAATTGTCGTTGCCATTTCAATGTTTTTTGTGGTGGTTGTAGGGAGCTTGATAGGGCTTTGTCTGCCATTTATCTTGTCCAAGTTAAAAATGGACCCAGCTACAGCTTCAGGTCCGTTGGTAACCACCATTGTCGACGCCAGCGGAGTATTAATTTACTTTGGTTTTGCAACCCTTCTGCTTGGTATGGATGGCTAA